One Cystobacter fuscus DSM 2262 DNA segment encodes these proteins:
- a CDS encoding DUF2795 domain-containing protein: MAFGQGENPASSITPHLDSVDYPALREHLVEAAEDNGANVDIINVFKSLPREEYLSREEVMRDLAEAARRFANGGLRDDDGVDRDRRNIGRDLVERASDDTSRHP, encoded by the coding sequence ATGGCATTTGGACAGGGGGAGAACCCGGCGAGCTCCATCACGCCCCACCTGGATTCCGTGGACTACCCCGCCCTGCGCGAGCATCTCGTGGAAGCGGCGGAGGACAACGGTGCGAACGTGGACATCATCAACGTCTTCAAGTCGTTGCCCCGCGAGGAGTACCTGTCTCGGGAGGAAGTGATGCGCGATCTGGCGGAGGCGGCGCGGCGCTTCGCCAACGGAGGCCTGCGCGACGACGACGGCGTGGATCGTGACCGGCGCAACATCGGGAGGGATCTGGTGGAGCGCGCCTCGGACGACACCTCCCGTCACCCGTAA